AGTGAAGCCGGTAAAACCCATAagtgacgacctccgtggcgccgtggtatgcgcggtgggttttagaagacggaggtcctgggttcgatccccagctgggccgattgagattttcttaattggtctaggtctggctggtgggaggcctcggccgtggctagttaccaccttaccgacaaagacgtaccgccaagcgatttagcgttccggtacgatgtcgtgtagaaaccaaaaaggggtgtggattttcatcctcctcctaacaagttagcccgcttccatcttagactgcatcatcacttaccatcaggtgagattgtagtcaagtgctaacttgtgaagaataaaaaaaaaataataagtaaaacacaaacgtcacgcgtgtATATGGTGCGTGCGTTAGTGGATCGTATTGCTGGGCCGATATAGAGCAAGGAAATAgttttgcatgtttttttttatatacaactagcggacgcccgcgacttcgtccgcgtaaaagttgatgtaaacttctctacctctaccttaccctgctcgtaaacctacccaaccctaccctaccctacccctaaattactcctaccctaccgctaacgctaaccctaccctccccctaccttacccctaccctaaccctacccgtaccctattcataccctatcctaccctacccctaatctacccctaccctacccctaatctacccctaccctacccctaccttactcctaccctaccgctaaccctaacccctccctacccctaccttacccctaccctacccctaccctacccgtaccctacccctaccctaccttaccctaccctacccctatcctactcctcccctaccctataccttccataTCTTTCCCCTATtactaccttgcccctaccctacactacccctaccttatccgtaccctaccctaccctaccctacactttccctaaattacccctaccctacctctatcctaccccttccctacccctatcctatccctaccctcagcaaaattggtccagccttttgagcgtggtgcaatgacaaaAGACTATAagttcccaagcgacttctatgctaatactataaagaggtaaagtttgtgtggttgtcgggggtaatctctggatctactggaccgatttggaaaattcttttaccaacagaaagctacattaattgcgagtgtcataggctatgtttggtcctcatactcacacgagaacgggaaccacgtaattgaaaccgcggggcgtcatatagcggcatttctgcgactttcagaaattttgtactatctccgaaactatataactaattaacatactgtaaagggcaaatcttatctctataatatccttgtgattattaaataatttattttgataaggatttaagtttagttgtgtaaataatgacgtaaaccttagtttaaaatttaaataatttattaaagtactaaaggtactatatctgctaaaatataaaagatagatatatggtgtcgcggacttttttgtagaacttttaaaggttcaaaaagcctccatacatttatttcagttatacgcaatggttgaggcagcgcatgcgaataagtaagtttttcggtccgacctgtaagagaaaacccgcgataactcagtagttatatatgacagaaatataaaatatagcctatagcactccccgataacgtagcattctactggtgaaagaatttttaaaatcggaccagtagttccgaagattaccccatttcaaagaattgttacaaacttacaaacttacaaacttacaaactttacctctttataatattatctgctaaaatataaaagatagatatatggtgtcgcggacttttttgtagaacttttaaaggttcaaaaagcctccatacatttatttcagttatacgcaatggttgaggcagcgcatgcgaataagtaagtttttcggtccgacctgtaagagaaaacccgcgataactcagtagttatatatgacagaaatataaaatatagcctatagcactccccgataacgtagcattctactggtgaaagaatttttaaaatcggaccagtagttccgaagattaccccatttcaaagaattgttacaaacttacaaacttacaaacttacaaactttacctctttataatattagtatagataaatacttagtctaataatcattttacaaaaagataACTTGAATCGTGaacgatttatataaaaaaaaacttttaccacttttttacattaaaaccTTTAGGTACCCCTAAGATTATTGAAAAATCtggaataacattatttttataatattattctagaGTATTTTTTGCatcacctaccctaccccttccttaCACCTAGTCTACCCGTTCCCTGCCCCTACCCGACCCCTGTCCTACCCGTATCTCTACtactatcctacccttaccctacccctacccttagtacttatcctatgtccgtctccgTGTCATTATGGGAACTCCAACTGATAGCGCATTAATAACTTTGTTTACACCAGAATTTGTAAGGGGTTTTATTAATTGCGCAACTGGATAGGGTATAAAACCGCATTGCACCATTTTATTTGTTCAGTGCGTAATCGATTGTTGTAGTAGTTGGTACTGTATAGAAAAGATCAGCTTTCAGTGTGTTTTAggataatttattcataaagtgACAACAGTATTTCTGCACACATTTCagtaagtaaaattattattataatgctaGCAGAGTATCcccacttcgtccgcgtcaaattcagtttttccaAATCCAAATCCATACTGCAACATAGATTTGTATGCCTGACGTAAACCTAGTTATTTACctaattttattctttagaagatTTATTAGAATGTGCAATAAAACACAGATAAAGTAAATTATACATGAAAACACTATGTGTAAGTTGTTAGTTTAATATCCATCTTGTTACAGGTGAGATATCCAACGAGTGACAGTTACGGTTGAAGCACATCAACACACGTTTTAGATCTACTTCAATGAAACGTCACAAAAACAGCCGCTAATAACTACAAATCGGAAACTATTAGGAAGGAAAATACCTTCAGTTTAAAAGCCGGAAAGTTGTACTACAGTTAAAATGGTCAACTACTTTATTTACGCAAAAGATTATTCAGCTTCAACCGAGCATGACGACCATTACCACACCAACGGATTAAAAACCCTTGAACAGTTTATAATCGAcgtagaagaaataaaaaatgaagtaGCGAAATCTGAAGACCCTCCGATAGAATCAAGAATTATTTACCTGCATTGGGGATATAAATGTGAAGAAGTCGACGAAGAGACAACTAGAACAGCATATCTACAACAACAAGGCAACGGACCTGACACACTTCCGGAGAAGATAATCGACTGGTTAAAAGTAAACTATGACATTTGTAGTAAAAAAAGTACAATCAAGCTGTTGTATATAATCACTGATGGCAGGGTGTATGAAACTAGTGTAAAGAAATGTTTCAAATCCAACAAATATATGCATTATGAAAAGGTGGTTTTTCATGCATTTAATGAAGACCGTAATGAAATAGACATTTCAGTAGCATCATCATTCTTTAAAAGCCAATGCATAGTTTACTGTAATAACGAACTTTACGACGACACTGATATTTCCGAAGAGTTTGACTATGAGAAAATCAATGTTGAGAACTTTGTTTCTGAAAAGAATAATTTAAGGTCCTatgttaaattgaaatttttgaaaaaaaataagaacGATGCCCGCGTCTTAAATGAAATCGATAAACTCAAGAAACTACGAGTGCGACTATTTGATGAACTGTCATCAAAAACGAAAGTTGACTTGGCAAAAAAGGATAGAAATAAGTTCATTAGTGCATTTGTTTGCACGGATTGGTACCAGAATCTCACTTCAGTGGATGAAATCGGAAACGCAAAGGTTGACATTGAGAAAGCTATCTCCGCTACGATCAATTATCTCAATAGCGAAAATAGATCTTTTAAGTTTGACGCATTGAAGtttaatagaaattttaatacaattgtGGAAGAAGAGCCAATCGTTGACGTAAATTTTACAGCCGAACAAGAAATTGCGTTCCCTGACATCATCTGTAATGACGAAACCGGAATTCCCGTTGTGA
This sequence is a window from Bicyclus anynana chromosome 16, ilBicAnyn1.1, whole genome shotgun sequence. Protein-coding genes within it:
- the LOC112055535 gene encoding uncharacterized protein LOC112055535; translation: MVNYFIYAKDYSASTEHDDHYHTNGLKTLEQFIIDVEEIKNEVAKSEDPPIESRIIYLHWGYKCEEVDEETTRTAYLQQQGNGPDTLPEKIIDWLKVNYDICSKKSTIKLLYIITDGRVYETSVKKCFKSNKYMHYEKVVFHAFNEDRNEIDISVASSFFKSQCIVYCNNELYDDTDISEEFDYEKINVENFVSEKNNLRSYVKLKFLKKNKNDARVLNEIDKLKKLRVRLFDELSSKTKVDLAKKDRNKFISAFVCTDWYQNLTSVDEIGNAKVDIEKAISATINYLNSENRSFKFDALKFNRNFNTIVEEEPIVDVNFTAEQEIAFPDIICNDETGIPVVILTYVDLLEKIIFHGQHEREKIDPASFSKFKKTMECPLFLVNDKDISESIGYFYTLNVYKQFLANNIRNEPRTRKPFCGGLVLTDTVQYDYYNDYILSATFFDSKKVKFNVGLFYYVLFKNCENKEWMDRNVVEQFKKYAMRRVSETVCKIGLSSLPLDPQENSSLLTALWYCVDLSSCIFKDDPENFTHERMRMFYGVSHCMIEILEYFEYDLDMESIKRRREIISHVMTLKRIDKDSDKVYYLLKKIFKTVDDFLVSEIEKPFNLYKLNYLKLNHKNMLNDDVINETVHLNDYVHLMRGK